In Amaranthus tricolor cultivar Red isolate AtriRed21 chromosome 5, ASM2621246v1, whole genome shotgun sequence, a genomic segment contains:
- the LOC130813896 gene encoding uncharacterized protein LOC130813896 isoform X2 — protein sequence MVVEVEGRGWQCRECRGNGSPYLFGRTVVCVAISNAAVVASLRKHRCTEVRYKPKASEVEVDLSIDMNSDNFNSNANEHFKITKQTLSSSGWLPQTTQYTVGVVLGKKMYVNPIHEAVQLCPSMEYIDSAGSKKRNSNGAVKEGSSNGAIRLRQQSKKMDLEVEEGLKNMDVSMPSLPKADAGAITAVVAADAPSKSFTL from the exons ATGGTGGTGGAGGTGGAAGGCAGAGGGTGGCAGTGCCGCGAATGTCGAGGCAATGGAAGCCCTTACCTTTTTGGGAGAACAG TTGTATGTGTTGCAATATCCAATGCGGCCGTTGTGGCGTCCTTACGAAAACATCGATGCACTGAG GTGAGATATAAACCGAAAGCCAGTGAGGTGGAGGTGGATTTGTCCATTGATATGAATTCTGATAATTTTAATTCGAATGCAAATGAACACTTCAAGATAACCAAGCAG ACTTTGTCATCTTCAGGCTGGCTTCCTCAAACTACGCAATATACTGTTGGGGTGGTGCTTGGTAAGAAG ATGTATGTGAATCCCATCCATGAAGCTGTGCAGCTTTGTCCATCAATGGAATACATAGATTCTGCTGGATCAAAGAAGAGAAATTCAAATGGTGCTGTAAAAGAAGGATCTAGTAATGGTGCCATACGTCTGAGGCAGCAG AGTAAGAAAATGGATCTAGAAGTTGAGGAG GGTCTAAAGAACATGGATGTTTCTATGCCTTCCCTCCCAAAAGCTGATGCTGGAGCTATTACTGCTGTTGTGGCTGCTGATGCCCCATCGAAGAGCTTCACGCTGTGA
- the LOC130813896 gene encoding uncharacterized protein LOC130813896 isoform X1 has protein sequence MVVEVEGRGWQCRECRGNGSPYLFGRTVVCVAISNAAVVASLRKHRCTEVRYKPKASEVEVDLSIDMNSDNFNSNANEHFKITKQTLSSSGWLPQTTQYTVGVVLGKKMYVNPIHEAVQLCPSMEYIDSAGSKKRNSNGAVKEGSSNGAIRLRQQSKKMDLEVEEPWVALKYHSSTTKLAARFLKKMMTEHKVSLQFSMNLYIFHQLANTLPGSKEHGCFYAFPPKS, from the exons ATGGTGGTGGAGGTGGAAGGCAGAGGGTGGCAGTGCCGCGAATGTCGAGGCAATGGAAGCCCTTACCTTTTTGGGAGAACAG TTGTATGTGTTGCAATATCCAATGCGGCCGTTGTGGCGTCCTTACGAAAACATCGATGCACTGAG GTGAGATATAAACCGAAAGCCAGTGAGGTGGAGGTGGATTTGTCCATTGATATGAATTCTGATAATTTTAATTCGAATGCAAATGAACACTTCAAGATAACCAAGCAG ACTTTGTCATCTTCAGGCTGGCTTCCTCAAACTACGCAATATACTGTTGGGGTGGTGCTTGGTAAGAAG ATGTATGTGAATCCCATCCATGAAGCTGTGCAGCTTTGTCCATCAATGGAATACATAGATTCTGCTGGATCAAAGAAGAGAAATTCAAATGGTGCTGTAAAAGAAGGATCTAGTAATGGTGCCATACGTCTGAGGCAGCAG AGTAAGAAAATGGATCTAGAAGTTGAGGAG CCATGGGTTGCTCTTAAGTATCATAGCTCAACGACTAAACTTGCAGCAAgatttttgaagaagatgatgactGAACATAAAGTTTCATTACAATTTTCAATGAATTTGTACATCTTTCACCAGCTTGCAAACACTTTACCAGGGTCTAAAGAACATGGATGTTTCTATGCCTTCCCTCCCAAAAGCTGA